The Salmo trutta unplaced genomic scaffold, fSalTru1.1, whole genome shotgun sequence genome has a segment encoding these proteins:
- the LOC115189950 gene encoding cleavage and polyadenylation specificity factor subunit 6 isoform X4, producing the protein MADGVDHIDIYADVEEDFNQESDYPAHDQIDLYDDVISPSANNNGDAPEDRDYLDNLPPPAGSEGNKSTPPNVVYTYTGKRIALYIGNLTWWTTDEDLTDAIGSIGIKDLLEIKFFENRANGQSKGFALVCVGSDASSRKLLDLLAKRELHGQNPIVTPCNKQSLSQFEMQSRKSPGTSGGQMSGDGKAGPPTMGPRGGFPMGMGRGRGRFPGPPGPGGDRFPGPIGPGGPPPHFPGSGMRPPELINHRHQEGHLMDMNFNCFPPGRDGNWRPRGGMQGPPRPPPGPLGPPGPLGPPPPGQGLPPPMQGPPNRGDRPPPPVMFPGQFGQPPMGPLPPGPPPHGFGPPPGPPPPQQGPPPPGHFPPRPPGPLGPPLALAPPPHMTGPRPGGPPPAPHVNPAFFPPPGGPNNMGGPPGGDGRGPNGPNDPYGRPPPYDRGDFGPAGREMESARTPLSEAEFEEIMNRNRAISSSAISRAVSDASAADYGSAIETLVTAISLIKQSKVSADDRCKVLISSLQDCLHGIENKSYGSASSSAPKRRERSRERDHSRSREKSRRHKSRSRDRHEDYYRERSRERERHRGDRERERERDREREYRHR; encoded by the exons ATGGCTGACGGAGTTGATCACATCGACATCTACGCCGATGTTGAAGAGGATTTCAACCAG GAATCAGACTACCCTGCCCATGACCAGATAGACTTGTATGACGATGTTATCTCTCCTTCGGCCAATAATAACGGAGACGCACCTGAGGACCGGGACTACCTGGACAACCTACCCCCACCTGCTGGCTCCGAGGGGAACAAGAGCACCCCGCCCAACGTGGTTTACACGTACACTGGCAAGAGGATCGCCCTGTACATAGGCAATCTCACATGG TGGACAACAGACGAAGATTTGACAGACGCCATTGGATCAATAGGCATTAAGGATTTGCTGGAGATCAAGTTCTTTGAGAACAGAGCCAACGGGCAGAGTAAAGG GTTTGCCCTGGTGTGTGTGGGCTCAGACGCGTCCTCTAGGAAGCTACTGGACCTGCTGGCTAAACGGGAGCTACACGGACAGAACCCCATTGTTACCCCCTGCAACAAGCAGTCCCTCAGCCAGTTCGAGATGCAGTCTCGGAAAA GCCCAGGTACATCGGGTGGGCAGATGTCCGGCGATGGGAAGGCGGGACCCCCCACCATGGGCCCCCGCGGTGGCTTCCCCATGGGCATGGGTAGGGGCCGAGGCCGCTTCCCTGGCCCTCCTGGCCCTGGAGGAGACCGGTTCCCTGGGCCCATCGGACCCGGAGGGCCACCGCCACACTTCCCAG GGTCGGGGATGAGGCCACCTGAACTCATTAACCATAGACACCAAGAAGGCCACCTGATGGATATGAATTTCAATTGCTTCCCGCCGGGACGTGATGGGAATTGGCGACCCAGAG GTGGTATGCAGGGCCCACCTCGACCCCCTCCTGGCCCACTAGGTCCCCCTGGACCCCTAGGCCCCCCTCCCCCAGGACAGGGCCTCCCCCCTCCCATGCAAGGCCCCCCCAACCGTGGCGACCGCCCACCACCCCCGGTCATGTTCCCCGGCCAGTTTGGCCAGCCCCCCATGGGTCCTCTCCCCCCTGGCCCTCCCCCACACGGCTTCGGCCCTCCTCCtggccccccacccccccaacagGGCCCTCCACCCCCTGGTCATTTTCCTCCTCGCCCCCCTGGTCCCCTTGGACCGCCTCTGGCCCTCGCTCCCCCACCACACATGACCGGGCCCCGACCTGGAGGTCCCCCACCGGCTCCCCATGTCAACCCAGCGTTCTTCCCTCCTCCTGGGGGTCCTAACAACATGGGGGGCCCTCCTGGAGGGGACGGCAGGGGCCCCAACGGGCCCAACGACCCCTATGGACGGCCACCTCCATATGACCGGGGAGACTTCGGACCCGCCGGCAG GGAGATGGAGTCGGCGCGGACACCGCTGAGTGAGGCAGAGTTTGAGGAGATCATGAACCGGAACCGAGCCATCTCCAGTAGTGCCATCTCTAGGGCGGTGTCAGATGCTAGCGCTG CTGACTATGGCAGTGCCATAGAGACTCTGGTGACAGCCATCTCTCTGATCAAGCAGTCTAAGGTATCTGCTGACGACCGCTGCAAAGTTCTCATCAGCTCTCTGCAGGACTGTCTCCACGGCATCGAGAACAAGTCCTACGGCTCTGCCTCCAG TTCTGCCCCCAAAAGACGCGAGAGGTCGAGGGAGCGTGACCACAGCCGATCCCGGGAGAAGAGCCGGCGCCACAAGTCCCGTAGCCGCGACCGCCACGAGGACTACTACCGCGAACGCAGCCGGGAGCGAGAACGGCACCGCGGGGACAGAGAACGTGAACGCGAAAGAGACCGTGAGAGGGAGTACCGACATCGTTAG